The Huiozyma naganishii CBS 8797 chromosome 9, complete genome nucleotide sequence ATGCAAAACTCAATTACGACGCCCTCTTGGAACTGCCGCCAAGAGTACAGACTCAGGAGGAACTGCTGCATTTGACAGGGTCCTCAGCAAAGACTCTCGAGGGGAACAGAGGCGtcaacttgaaagtgtgCCACTCGCTGTCGCCACAGCCCACGTCGCAGCCACCTGTGACACGCACCCAGAAGAGACTGTCCGCCAACTCGAAGTACTTCGCCACAGATAAAGACGGTCACTACATATACAGGAGAGACGACGTGTTTGGCAGTAACGGGAGGTTTGTCTCAGTGGACCTTCTCGGGCAGGGCACCTTCGGCAAAGTGCTCAAGTGTTTCGATAACGCTGCTAACGCATACGTGGCCGTTAAAATTATAAGATCCGTGGACAGGTACAGAGAGGCAGCAAAGACAGAGTTACGAGTACTCGCACAGATCATGCAGAACGACCCCTTCGGGAAGTTCCAGTGCTTGCTACTCACCGACTTCTTCGACTACAAGGACCACATATGCCTCGTGTCACCCCTATACGGGAGATCCATTTACGATTTCATGTGCTCCAACGGGGTGGCTAGGTTCCCCGGGTCCCATATACAGGCCATCGCGAGACAACTCATAAGGTCCGTGTCCTTCCTACACGATCTGGGGATCATACACACAGATATCAAGCCGGAAAATATCCTCATCTGCGACGAATCGTACAACGAGTACGACTTGCCGGATGACATCGTCAACTCCCTAAGCAACAGAAGACGCATCGCCTCGGGGGGCAAAAGGaaaatcttgaaggacCCAGAGATCAAAATCATAGATTTCGGCAGCGCCGTGTTCCACGACGAGTACCACCCACCAGTCATCTCGACAAGACACTACCGTGCACCAGAGATCGTCTTTGGCCTGGGTTGGTCGTACCCTTGCGACATATGGTCCCTCGCGTGCGTCCTTATCGAACTCGCCATCGGAGAATCCCTATACCCTATCCAcgaaaactttgaacacTTGGCAATGATGCAACGTATCAATGGCGTCGCGTTCCCCGTCGAAATGGTCGACAAaatgttcttcaagtacaaaaataaattgGGGAACCTCCCGGGGGACCTGTACACCACAGTGTTGAAACATTTCAATAAACGAACGGGGCAATTAATGTGGCCAGAGGTCAACAAGAACGGAGAAACGGTCACAACACTCAAATCGATCAAGAGGGTCACAGACTCCTCAGAGAGACTGGACATAATGGtctcaaaatttttgaagagggaCTACCAAAACGAGAAATTTTCCATCAATTGGAACCTCACGCCAGACCAGAACTGGAGCCAAGTAAAGGGCACGTTCGGCGTGCGCAACTCCATAGGCAAGGAAACTTTCTTGTTCTGGTACTGGTTCGTAGACCTCATGAGACTGATGTTCGAATTCGACCCAACGAAACGTATCACGGCAAGGGAGGCACTCGAACACGAATGGTTCAACTTGGGCATATGGGACGACGGGATCACTAATTTTAACAGTACACCGGTAACTTCAAGCTATTAATATTCACAGGAAAGGACGGCAGGGAACAGGAACAGGAAGGACAACTATGGgaagaaggagagaggAGGACCAAATCTTGAAACTAATTGCAATGCTCTTGTTCGTCATTGTTATTGTTTTCTGATTCAATCAATCtaaaatttctttttcagGCATTTCTGAGTTAAGTATTATATATTTGATCTGctcattttcaaagcagaCAACATCTTATAACTGTACTTAGTTTTTCTACAATACACAGAGACGACAAGTATACTCTTCTTCACATATAATAATTATACCCTCTCTTAgattatatttttttgcgaGATCCGCTCAGTTGAACGACATCACTTCTATTAAAAAAtactaaaaaaataaattttACACGATTGTCCAACTCTAAACTTACTCCAACTTAGAGTTCAAAAAGTCTATCTCCTCCTTTAGACTGGCCTCCTCTACCGATTTAACCAACTCCTTCGTACACTTCGCAACATCAAAGGCAATACCGGCCAATCTTTGCTTGAAATTCTTGTCAGCGTAATCATTATCACTACTTTCCTCTTGGAATACACCGTCTTTGGAAAGTTGACACAGAATTGTCATCCTCCGCGCACAATCCTCCAAACTTTGTACAACCCAGCCCCcgtgtttcttcaagttcgcATTTCTGCTCTGATTCATAGAAACACTCGTAGCGTCCGCCATCTGGCCTATCACCTGGTTTATGGCATTAGACTCTTTCCGCAGACTGCCTTTCGTGGACTTGGGTTCCTTGATGGAACTTAGCAGCGACTGGATGGTCGAAATGACCTCGACAGTCTGGTGCTCTAAATATAGCAACAATTCAGAAAGTGTGTTATCCGGattttcaatatcaaagGCATCTACGTCAAAATCaacctcttcctcgtcctcttcacTATCAGTGTCATCCGTGTATTCTTCACCGGAGCTATTTTCCTTGTCGTTCGCGTTGCCCGCGATTAGCCCGATCTTCGGAGACTCTTCTTTGATCGAGGTACGCGGTTCATCCACTTTTTCGCGCTTTTCTAAGGGTGCAAACTGGTAGCTATCGTCGTTGTCACTAGCCTCAGAGGAGTGATGACTGATATTCAAATCATCTTCGTTCTCCTGTTTTATCACGGGAGACAGGTTGAGGTTTTCCTGGCCATTTGGATGCGAGGCAGGGTTTGTCTTGCTTTCAACACGTACAGTCGGCGTTTCCTGTGGAGCCGCTTCATCTTGCTTCCTCACGATTGGTTCATCCTGTCTTTTGGTAGGTTGTTTTTTAGTCTCGCTATTCATAGTTATCCCAAGACCTTTTGCTCCGCCACCATTAGAAACATCAACACGTCTCAAAGAACTGCTCTCcaatttgttgattttgattGGCTTCATCTTTGGAACAGAGTCGACTGGCCCAGATTCTTCCTTCGTGGTATAATCCTGCCCCATGGATTTCTTCAGAGCCAATATATCCAACTTTTCGTCATCGCTGTCGTCGGAGAAGTTTGATCGTATTTCTCTGTCTGGAGAAATGCTATTCAACTTGTCAAATAGCTTATCGGCAACGTTTTTCGCTGGTCCTGAGGGTTCAGTTAAAGACAGTGCTGTGACGTTACTTTTGGGACTTTCCTTAGTTAGCCTATTACTGTCTTCCGGTTTTTCTGCGGGTGTGTTTTCAGAAGCAGATGCTGCACTTGTCTCTTTTGCTTTCCccatttcttgttcagtcACACTGTCAATAGAAGAGGATGGTTCCTTAAGTAAATTTAAGTCAGAAAGCGTTGGGGAAGTTGCCCCACTTTTATCAAATTCGTTCTTGTCCTTCACAGGGGCTTCTACGTCATCTTTCGCGGAAATGGATTGTCCAGAAAGATTGGATAGGTTTTTCTCAGATGATTGATTTGAtgacactttcaaagatggAGAACTGACCCTTTTGTTGT carries:
- the KNS1 gene encoding serine/threonine protein kinase KNS1 (similar to Saccharomyces cerevisiae KNS1 (YLL019C); ancestral locus Anc_4.42) → MGNSAAATTTLLEQMLAKQNSYLNNNLRDGNDGNVSAGQVNLPSAGNSFLDEIYDGEGVYDDATTAGQLPLKSKINGDRYFNEMAIVDDDDEAGGHPLLADSYANHVTKQQYGGVVDNDNDDDGDDDDDDDLIFIKKQPAVEPFFADYNTNFTTEYHTPKYKKQRTISLPQLPHAKLNYDALLELPPRVQTQEELLHLTGSSAKTLEGNRGVNLKVCHSLSPQPTSQPPVTRTQKRLSANSKYFATDKDGHYIYRRDDVFGSNGRFVSVDLLGQGTFGKVLKCFDNAANAYVAVKIIRSVDRYREAAKTELRVLAQIMQNDPFGKFQCLLLTDFFDYKDHICLVSPLYGRSIYDFMCSNGVARFPGSHIQAIARQLIRSVSFLHDLGIIHTDIKPENILICDESYNEYDLPDDIVNSLSNRRRIASGGKRKILKDPEIKIIDFGSAVFHDEYHPPVISTRHYRAPEIVFGLGWSYPCDIWSLACVLIELAIGESLYPIHENFEHLAMMQRINGVAFPVEMVDKMFFKYKNKLGNLPGDLYTTVLKHFNKRTGQLMWPEVNKNGETVTTLKSIKRVTDSSERLDIMVSKFLKRDYQNEKFSINWNLTPDQNWSQVKGTFGVRNSIGKETFLFWYWFVDLMRLMFEFDPTKRITAREALEHEWFNLGIWDDGITNFNSTPVTSSY